From a region of the Phycisphaerae bacterium genome:
- a CDS encoding ABC transporter permease: protein MFRGLTLETVRLGLKNLYLHKLRSFLTTLGIICGVGAVICMLSIGEGASEAEMALIRLLGTQNIIVQSVRPQESGVVGSTRTYVLEYGLTRADLSLIRATIPNVNRVVPLREVAYQVRRGSAQLPAAVFGTEPAFFDILHIKIARGRPLQLLDEAEAAKVCVIGDELRARLFAHEDPIGETVYVDRPATPLTPYKVVGILERTQTAGQPAKGLGERDINSEVFIPLSTADRLYGDLLIRVTSGSYERSRVTFSDFYVQVDDIENVISVSEMVKQALSHMHNKADYTVKVPLERLRLAESEKRRRQITMGCIAGISLLVGGIGIMNIMLATVTERTREIGIRRALGAKRRHIVMQFLIESLMLSTLGGMIGIVCGSAGAHLITNWVGWPTVIHNWTILCSFGLALAVGLFFGIYPAANAARLDPIEALRQT from the coding sequence ATGTTCCGCGGACTGACGCTCGAGACCGTCCGACTGGGGCTCAAGAACCTTTACCTGCACAAATTGCGCTCGTTTCTCACCACGCTGGGCATCATCTGCGGGGTTGGTGCAGTCATCTGCATGTTGTCCATTGGCGAGGGAGCATCCGAAGCAGAGATGGCGCTGATTCGCCTGCTCGGCACGCAGAACATCATCGTCCAATCCGTTCGTCCCCAGGAGAGCGGCGTCGTCGGCTCGACACGGACATACGTGTTGGAGTACGGCCTGACCCGCGCGGATCTGTCGCTGATTCGGGCGACGATTCCGAACGTCAATCGCGTTGTTCCTCTACGCGAAGTCGCCTATCAGGTGCGAAGAGGCAGCGCGCAGCTACCCGCGGCGGTGTTCGGTACGGAGCCGGCTTTTTTCGACATTCTGCACATCAAGATCGCCCGTGGCCGGCCCCTCCAGTTGCTCGATGAAGCGGAGGCTGCGAAGGTGTGCGTCATCGGGGACGAGCTGAGAGCCAGGCTGTTCGCTCACGAGGATCCCATCGGGGAAACCGTCTATGTTGACCGACCGGCCACGCCTCTGACCCCCTACAAGGTGGTCGGTATCCTGGAGCGGACCCAAACCGCCGGCCAACCGGCCAAGGGGCTGGGCGAACGAGACATCAATTCGGAGGTCTTCATCCCGCTCAGCACCGCCGACAGGTTATACGGCGATCTGCTGATTCGCGTCACGAGCGGCAGCTACGAGAGAAGCCGGGTGACATTCAGCGACTTTTATGTTCAGGTCGACGACATCGAGAACGTGATTTCCGTATCCGAGATGGTCAAGCAGGCCTTGTCCCACATGCACAACAAGGCCGATTACACGGTGAAGGTGCCGCTGGAGCGGCTCAGGTTGGCTGAAAGCGAGAAGCGCCGGCGGCAGATCACCATGGGTTGCATTGCCGGCATCTCCCTGTTGGTCGGCGGCATCGGCATCATGAACATCATGTTAGCGACCGTGACCGAGCGGACGCGAGAGATCGGCATTCGGCGGGCGCTGGGCGCCAAGCGCCGGCATATCGTGATGCAGTTTCTCATTGAATCACTGATGCTCAGCACCCTCGGCGGCATGATCGGAATCGTCTGCGGCTCCGCCGGAGCTCATCTGATCACCAACTGGGTGGGCTGGCCGACGGTGATCCACAACTGGACTATCCTCTGCAGCTTCGGCCTGGCTTTGGCCGTCGGATTGTTTTTCGGCATCTATCCCGCCGCCAACGCGGCCCGGCTGGATCCTATCGAGGCCTTGCGGCAGACTTGA
- a CDS encoding ABC transporter ATP-binding protein — MPSAVTTDQHRPAARGGRGARVLAHLDGVVKIYRKVGTSVEVPALRGITLDFAEGEYVAICGQSGSGKSTLLNLLGCLDRPSSGQYVLGGVDVSELDDDALSDIRSRRLGFVFQSFNLIPQLTVLENLEVPLFYQAVTPQLRRERALDLAHRMGLSDRIHHRPMELSGGQQQRVAIARALMNDPLLILADEPTGNLDTATGEVILALFDQLHQAGRTILMVTHEADVAARCRRVITLRDGLVVSDVSNGRRMPGPAVVGRA; from the coding sequence ATGCCGAGTGCCGTTACGACAGATCAGCATCGCCCGGCAGCTCGAGGCGGCAGGGGAGCCAGAGTCCTCGCCCATCTGGACGGCGTGGTCAAGATTTATCGCAAAGTCGGCACTTCAGTCGAGGTGCCCGCGCTCAGAGGCATTACGCTTGATTTTGCCGAGGGCGAGTACGTGGCCATTTGCGGCCAGAGCGGGTCGGGCAAGAGTACGCTTCTGAATCTGCTCGGTTGCCTCGATCGGCCGAGCAGCGGGCAGTACGTGCTTGGCGGCGTAGATGTGTCCGAGCTCGACGACGACGCCCTGTCGGACATCCGGAGCCGCCGGTTGGGATTTGTCTTTCAGAGTTTCAACCTCATACCACAGCTCACCGTCCTGGAGAACCTTGAGGTTCCGCTTTTCTACCAGGCGGTAACCCCGCAACTGCGCAGGGAGAGGGCCCTTGATCTGGCTCATCGGATGGGCCTGTCGGATCGCATTCATCACCGTCCGATGGAACTGTCCGGAGGCCAGCAGCAGCGTGTGGCTATTGCCCGGGCCCTGATGAACGATCCGCTCCTGATTCTCGCCGACGAGCCCACGGGGAATCTGGATACCGCCACGGGCGAGGTCATCCTTGCTCTGTTCGATCAGCTTCATCAAGCCGGGCGGACGATTCTGATGGTCACTCACGAGGCCGACGTTGCGGCGCGTTGCCGACGGGTTATCACCCTTCGGGACGGCTTGGTGGTCAGCGACGTGAGCAACGGCCGACGGATGCCTGGACCGGCCGTCGTGGGGAGAGCCTGA